Proteins encoded together in one Camelina sativa cultivar DH55 chromosome 9, Cs, whole genome shotgun sequence window:
- the LOC104714967 gene encoding uncharacterized protein LOC104714967: protein MSEKIKVKVKCHHSGIFKTDGGVLNYVDGKVEVVEVDSVTIFEDVLIYLLEKQVKNIGKMWYKLPFEELSDRMPLFKNVDANKKKLVAKGRWMGEIDIFFEKADADSLEGTLPAEKVIEDAKLVLKDNVSEDEGSDGQKSDAGLSESSDSEGEDDIRENDAEIVEEDIQVFNNENYEEQILDEDEEYPATNDESGDEEQQAESDFKKNIIKYILKTRRNVVYSRWEKKKLEAKCKGKGCHWEIYCSVENPIGKWMVKRYHNEHLCHPTGRCELIKTPIIADLFLEDIRRDPEMSGPEIKDEMKRRYNIIISPNQTKVARRRIFDRLQAECDEQFSRLRDYELQLCKTNDGTTVEINTTTRDDGSEAFSQMYIFFEALRSAWKQNCRPIIGLDATFLKHSMKGQMLTAVGRDPNNQIFPIAWAVVDCENNPNWEWFVRKLKEDLGLGLGENITLISDMHKGLIHGVATELPMAEHRACARHIYSNLKKFHKENMLKPLF, encoded by the exons ATGAG TGAGAAGATTAAAGTTAAGGTGAAATGTCATCATTCTGGCATTTTCAAAACCGACGGTGGAGTGTTAAACTACGTTGATGGAAAAGTTGAAGTAGTAGAGGTGGATTCTGTTACAATCTTCGAAGATGTACTCATATATTTGCTTGAAAAGCAAGTCAAAAACATTGGGAAAATGTGGTACAAGCTACCGTTTGAGGAATTATCAGATAGGATGCCACTGTTCAAAAATGTTGATGCTAATAAGAAGAAGTTGGTTGCAAAAGGACGTTGGATGGGAGAGATAGACATATTTTTTGAAAAGGCAGACGCAGATTCACTTGAGGGCACATTACCTGCGGAAAAGGTGATAGAAGATGCAAAATTAGTTCTTAAGGATAATGTGAGTGAAGATGAAGGTAGTGATGGCCAGAAATCAGATGCTGGATTATCTGAATCATCAGACTCGGAGGGTGAAGATGACATTCGTGAGAATGATGCTGAGATTGTTGAGGAGGACATACAAGTTTTCAACAATGAAAATTACGAGGAACAGATTctggatgaagatgaagaatatCCTGCAACCAATGATGAATCTGGTGATGAAGAACAACAAGCTGAGAG TGATTTTAAGAAGAACATCATCAAATATATCTTGAAAACGAGGCGTAATGTTGTTTACTCGAggtgggagaagaagaagctcgagGCTAAATGTAAAGGAAAAGGGTGTCATTGGGAAATTTATTGTTCAGTGGAGAATCCTATTGGGAAGTGGATGGTGAAGCGTTATCATAATGAACATCTATGTCATCCAACAGGAAGGTGTGAGCTTATAAAGACTCCTATAATTGCTGATCTCTTCTTGGAAGATATTAGAAGAGATCCAGAGATGAGTGGTCCAGagataaaagatgaaatgaAGAGAAGATACAACATTATTATCTCACCAAACCAGACTAAAGTTGCTAGAAGACGGATATTTGATAGGCTCCAAGCAGAATGTGATGAGCAGTTTTCAAGGTTAAGAGACTATGAGTTGCAGCTTTGTAAAACGAATGATGGTACTACTGTGGAGATTAATACAACAACAAGGGATGATGGTAGTGAAGCATTCTCACAAATGTACATTTTCTTTGAGGCTTTGAGAAGTGCTTGGAAGCAGAACTGCAGACCAATCATTGGTCTGGATGCGACGTTCTTGAAGCACTCTATGAAAGGACAGATGCTTACTGCTGTTGGAAGGGATCCGAACAACCAGATTTTTCCAATAGCTTGGGCTGTGGTGGATTGTGAGAACAATCCCAACTGGGAATGGTTTGTTCGTAAGCTAAAGGAAGACCTTGGGTTGGGGTTAGGTGAGAACATCACTCTTATATCTGACATGCACAAAGGATTGATTCATGGTGTTGCGACTGAATTACCAATGGCAGAGCATCGAGCTTGTGCTAGGCACATTTACTCAAACTTGAAAAAATTTCACAAGGAAAATATGTTGAAGCCACTATTCTAG